CACCACCGCTCCAACCTTGGGTGAGTGGTGCACGAGCGTTTGTACTGTTCCAGTCGATCGTCGCCCGAGGCAGAAGCACGATCACCGGTTCGACGCTCGGCCCGGTCATGCGGCCCGTGCCGCTCTGGAATCGGACCATGAACGTGTTTCGAGAATTGGGTCTGTTGCCGCCGTTCTGCCCCGTCTGAGTCGGATCGAAAAACCCGGTCTCGGGGAAGACCCAGTTGCCCTTGTTCTGCGCGCCCGAAATCGTGTCGTTACCCAGATTGATGCGGCGATTGCCCACCGGGTTCTTTTCGTAGTACCAGCCGTTTGATTCGATCGTGGTTCCGAGGTTGTTGAGTCCGGCGGCGAAGATCGAACCCGGCGGCGCGAATCCGCGCACCATCCAACCGACCGGCAACTGCGCGGGCGCCGCGAGCGGTGTGGGCGCGAACACATCGCGATAGGTGGTCGGGCCGGTCAGCCCATTATCGAGCGCGCGGTTCGGATCGGATGTATCGAGGATGCGCCCCACCCACACCATCGGGACAATGCTCAGGCGTCCGCCCGGTTCGAAGACGAACACCGCCGCGGCGTCGCCCCCGGCGTTTCGGATCGCCATGTCGCGAGCGGCGCCGAGCCCGAAGCGGAGTTGCTGCTCGGCCATCGAACCCGTCGAGGTGTAGATCATGTTGCGGATCGCCGGGATTCCCGCGGCGGCGGCGATGCCCAGGATCGCGATGATCACGAGCAACTCCACGAGCGAAAAGCCCGCGATCAACCTTCGATGATGGGCGAATCGCCGGATCATCGTCCGACCTCCACGACGTTATCG
The DNA window shown above is from Phycisphaeraceae bacterium and carries:
- a CDS encoding prepilin-type N-terminal cleavage/methylation domain-containing protein; this translates as MIRRFAHHRRLIAGFSLVELLVIIAILGIAAAAGIPAIRNMIYTSTGSMAEQQLRFGLGAARDMAIRNAGGDAAAVFVFEPGGRLSIVPMVWVGRILDTSDPNRALDNGLTGPTTYRDVFAPTPLAAPAQLPVGWMVRGFAPPGSIFAAGLNNLGTTIESNGWYYEKNPVGNRRINLGNDTISGAQNKGNWVFPETGFFDPTQTGQNGGNRPNSRNTFMVRFQSGTGRMTGPSVEPVIVLLPRATIDWNSTNARAPLTQGWSGGVSDWRRIDHADHLTAWARAVADQGDYHDIAALIGCRSADAALACSVNLIALYDERRMATEIGATGLNKETGSLYGIAPGKGTAALGDAGTIPKAPNIDLSLWPKSATAANNAEYVQMLINNYMLNALKYSDVDAGGPSTIVESDARMFRLDSYMGTIVEAQ